A DNA window from Macrobrachium rosenbergii isolate ZJJX-2024 chromosome 41, ASM4041242v1, whole genome shotgun sequence contains the following coding sequences:
- the LOC136827106 gene encoding uncharacterized protein, with product MLRSYLRGKAYRTIEGLSITNDNYSVALKLLKSRFADDKQLLQQLHLQLMNMKPPEHTLKDLTDFRLTFERLLLQIESVTKVPCDDYLLKDIISKKLSVQTLEYLFNKYSTYDLTLQQLSNGIGHLIKVMECSQSLSDQSVNSTGNQTSNLSSHSKTRHNQNFNKTNSISKQVTVSSQKSNVNTANSSKVQTSWNRPCMFCSETHSSKLCSKYPTWESRKNRIRDLDCCFVCMKKGHRASDCRVTPECRHCSGKHHTFLCMKLINGSASINQVATNPSQVTSNKGSNLSSSESPTSQVLVGNGKGSRTVTVAENSNSIVSSVQTDTQTEKVPLTSTALPTAIVKISGSGVREVVRVFLDTGAQRTFIHSALASRLKLKPMYSISLKLIAFGNHVQTVTCDVVRVVVRVGTQRIPIFAVVYDEVNTELHIPGIANVAKKLKEKGIKLADPYINSDVISDIGLVIGADYYSRFVTNSTFVQELYF from the coding sequence ATGCTTAGATCCTATCTCAGAGGTAAAGCCTATAGAACCATAGAAGGCTTATCCATAACAAATGATAATTATAGTGTTGCCCTTAAATTGTTGAAGTCTAGATTTGCAGATGATAAGCAATTGCTGCAACAACTACATTTACAGCTTATGAATATGAAACCCCCAGAACATACCCTTAAAGATTTAACAGATTTTCGTTTAACATTTGAACGTTTGTTATTGCAAATAGAAAGTGTAACCAAAGTACCTTGTGATGACTACTTGCTCAAAGATATAATTTCCAAGAAACTTAGTGTTCAAACTTTAGAGTATCTATTCAATAAGTACAGTACTTATGACCTGACACTGCAACAGCTTTCAAATGGAATTGGTCATCTTATAAAAGTCATGGAATGTTCCCAGTCCCTTTCAGATCAGTCTGTAAACTCAACGGGTAATCAGACTTCAAATTTAAGTTCACATTCAAAGACAAGACATAATCAAAACTTTAATAAGACCAATAGCATTTCCAAGCAAGTAACAGTGTCTTCCCAAAAGTCAAATGTTAACACGGCAAATTCATCTAAAGTTCAGACCTCATGGAATAGGCCTTGTATGTTTTGTTCAGAAACCCATAGTTCTAAGCTTTGTTCAAAGTATCCTACATGGGAATCtaggaaaaatagaataagagATTTAGattgttgttttgtgtgtatgaagAAAGGTCATAGAGCTTCAGATTGTAGAGTAACACCAGAGTGTAGACATTGTAGTGGAAAACATCATACATTTCTTTGTATGAAACTAATCAATGGTAGTGCCTCTATTAACCAAGTAGCAACTAACCCTTCCCAGGTAACATCTAATAAAGGATCTAACCTAAGTAGCAGTGAGTCTCCTACCAGTCAGGTGTTAGTCGGTAATGGTAAAGGGTCTAGAACCGTAACTGTAGCTGAAAATTCTAACAGTATTGTCAGTTCAGTACAGACTGATACTCAGACCGAGAAAGTTCCTTTGACCTCAACAGCACTTCCTACCGCTATAGTTAAGATTTCAGGATCAGGTGTCCGGGAAGTAGTTCGTGTCTTTTTAGACACTGGAGCCCAGCGCACCTTTATTCATTCTGCTTTAGCATCCCGTCTCAAGTTGAAACCGATGTACTCCATTTCGCTCAAACTTATCGCATTTGGTAATCATGTTCAGACTGTAACCTGTGACGTCGTTCGTGTTGTTGTGCGTGTTGGTACACAGCGTATTCCTATTTTTGCTGTAGTTTATGATGAAGTGAATACTGAGTTACATATACCTGGtattgctaatgttgcaaagaaactCAAAGAAAAGGGAATCAAACTTGCTGATCCATATATTAACTCAGATGTCATCAGTGATATCGGACTTGTAATAGGTGCTGATTATTACTCTAGATTTGTGACAAACAGTACTTTTGTTCAGGAGTTGTACTTTTAA
- the LOC136827107 gene encoding uncharacterized protein: MSEASMPLQCWVSNNSKFNEDIGINQEKLNLHDVNVLGISWNSVSDEISLYQSKKVCKEECMHHQITKRLALSVISSVFDPLGFLSPVLIKGKLFIQKLWKCKYSWDEQLPESLVQEFQSICQSLSQISAIKFPRCVINPNISDLHIFCDSSAVAYGLVAYAVDSGNKSSNLLMSKVRVAPSPPLTIPKLELLALTLATRLAETLLSNNEFGFRSCTLWTDSEVTISWVYHDKSSEVFVRNRVAEIRTLRRDYNLCILHVPPVRILQI, translated from the coding sequence ATGTCTGAAGCATCTATGCCATtacaatgttgggtgagtaacaattcaaaatttaatgaagatattGGTATTAATCAGGAGAAACTAAACTTACATGATGTTAATGTTCTTGGTATCTCATGGAATTCtgtcagtgatgaaatatcattaTACCAAAGTAAGAAAGTATGTAAGGAGGAGTGTATGCATCATCAAATCACCAAAAGATTAGCATTATCTGTAATTTCTAGTGTTTTTGATCCATTAGGATTTTTGTCACCAGTTTTGATCAAGGGAAAGTTATTTATACAGAAGCTttggaaatgtaaatattcttggGATGAACAGTTACCTGAGTCATTAGTTCAAGAATTTCAGAGCATTTGCCAGAGTCTCAGTCAGATCTCTGCCATTAAATTCCCAAGATGTGTAATTAATCCAAACATTTCAGATTTACATATCTTTTGTGATTCATCAGCAGTAGCATATGGTTTAGTAGCTTATGCTGTGGATTCAGGAAACAAATCTAGTAATCTCCTTATGAGTAAAGTTCGAGTAGCACCAAGCCCTCCACTTACCATTCCCAAATTAGAATTACTTGCACTCACACTTGCAACACGATTAGCTGAGACCCTCTTATCCAACAATGAATTTGGATTTAGAAGTTGTACATTGTGGACTGATAGTGAAGTCACAATTAGTTGGGTATATCATGATAAATCTTCAGAAGTATTTGTGAGAAATAGAGTTGCTGAAATTCGCACCTTACGAAGAGATTATAATTTGTGCATATTACATGTTCCTCCAGTCAGAATTCTGCAGATTTAG